The nucleotide sequence GGCAGGGGCAACCCTCGGACGGCTCGTGAGGATCAGATCGCGCGCGACAGGCAGCAGTACCACCAGGCGGTCGAGAACGCCCGGTCAGGGCCCCCGAAACAGTCGCTGCTCGGGAAGCTTCTCGGCAAGAAGAAGGGCACCTGAAGCCGGGAACCGCTCTCTCGCGGCCGGGGCCACGGCGGTGACCGGCCCCCGCGGCGCGGTGGCGGCGAACGTCGGCCTGCGACCCTCGTGATCGAGCCGCATGCGGTGGGGCGGGCCGCGTCCGCATGGGTTGGGACACCGGCGTCAGGAACGCCGATTCGGTGTGGTCGGTGCGTTTTTGCCTTGCGGTCGCCGGTGGTCGGTGGATTTTCGCCACTCGATCCGGGATGTTCCCTCCGGCACTGGGGGTGGCGCGCACGAGTGGCACCCGCGTGAGTCGACAATGCCCTTATGTATGCGGATGTCCTGCCGGAATCCACGCTTCGCGACGTCGTCGATCTGGCCGTGCGGCTGGTCGAGTTCGCCGGTGCGCTGATCATTCTCGTCGGCGCGGCCTGGGCGTTCGCCCTGTTCGTCGGCTACGGCGCGGTCAGAGTGCGCAGGTGGAGGGAATCCCCGGGCGCGGCCTCGGGCTTCAATCGGATCCGGCTGACCCTGGGGCGTTTCCTGGCCCTCGGCCTTGAGTTCCAGCTCGCGGGGGACATCCTGCGTACGGCGATCGCGCCCTCGTTCACGGAGATCGGCCAGTTGGCCGCGATCGCCGCGATCCGGACCGTGCTGAACTACGTACTCGGCCGGGAGATCGAGCAGGAGCGCCGGGAGCTTGAGCGGAGCGCGTCCCGGCACGGTGCCACGGCTTCGGGAAACGCTCCGTGACCGGGTCGCTGACGACGCAAGCCGCCGTCCTGATCACGATGTTCGGGCTGATCAGCGCCGCGTGCGTCGGCTTTCGACTCCGCCGGGTACGGCCGAGTGTGGCGGTGCTGACGGACTTCCTCGTGGCCGCCGGTCTCCTGCGCCTCACGGGTCGGCCCTCTTGGACGTCCCTCGCCACGGCGTCCGCCGTCATCGGCGTGCGGCTGATGGTCGGTTCGGGCCTCAGGGCGCGACCGCGATCGGTGCGGCGACCGTCGACCTGAGACTCCCCTGGCCCAGCGGCTTGTGAGCGTTGTTCGGTGACCGGGGCCGGGAGCCGGGAA is from Yinghuangia sp. ASG 101 and encodes:
- a CDS encoding DUF1622 domain-containing protein yields the protein MYADVLPESTLRDVVDLAVRLVEFAGALIILVGAAWAFALFVGYGAVRVRRWRESPGAASGFNRIRLTLGRFLALGLEFQLAGDILRTAIAPSFTEIGQLAAIAAIRTVLNYVLGREIEQERRELERSASRHGATASGNAP